CTTCAAGCCGTACATAACCAGTTGCATGAACTGGCGCGTACGGCCACGCCTCTGGGATTGCATACCTTTGGGCAGCCTGCGAGCGACGAGCACCGGGCCAGCACCATCGTGCAGCAGCTTGGAGAGCCATTCTATGCAGCGCTGGGGCTCGATAGGGAAGAGCTGTTTGTCGAAGATCATAAGCAGTTGAAAGACAATCCTGCCTATCTCGCCTTACATCAACTACTGAAGCCATCCAGTAAAAGCGCACTGCCTGACCGTGTTGCCGGTTTTGCCGATCGTGCCAGGGCGAATGATCTGCGCTTACGTGACACCCAGGAAAATGAGGCGTTGCTTGCCGGACTGGCGGGTGGCTTCATTGCGCCGGACGCTGGTGGCGATCCGATACGCAATCCCGATGTAATGAGTGGTCGTAATTTATACGCCTTCGAGGCCGACAAGATTCCCACCAGAGCAGCGTATGACTCAGCTGCAATGGCTTACGAACAGCTTGTTCAGGCTTTTCGGTCCGAGCATGATGGCCAGTGGCCTCGCAAGCTTGCGTTTAGCCTATGGTCGTCGAAGGCGATTCGTCACTTGGGGATAACTGAGGCGCAAATCCTGCATGCGGTTGGCCTGCGTCCAGTCTGGGATGCAGGAGGGCGAATTACTGCGCTGGATATTATCCCGACCCGGGAACTGGGACGGCCGCGAACGGATGTTGTGATTCAGGTTACTGGTGTGTATCGTGACCAGTTCGATAGTTTCATGCGGCTGCTTGACGACGCTCTGGCCCGCCTGGCCACACTGGAAGAACCGGGTAATCCGATTGTGGCAAATAACCAGCGTATTGCCACGCTCTTGCGCCAACAGGGTATGCCATCAGACCAGGCGGTCGCCGCCGCCCGATACCGTATTTTTGGCAACGCTCCCGGACAATATGGTACGGGTGTGCCCGATCTGGCCTTACGCTCTACCGAATGGAACGATGATGGCGAACTGGCTCAGCATTTTCTTGCGAGCAGCAGGCACGCATACGGCAGGCAGCAATGGGGCGCCAGTCTATCAAAAACGAATCTGCTGGCGGAACAACTGCGCGGTACGCAAGCGGCGATTATGTCCCGGTCGTCGAATCTGCATGGTGTGCTGTCAACCGACCACCCATTTGAGTTCCTGGGAGGTTTGTCGGCGGCGGTACGACACCTTGATGGTCAGGCTCCGCAATTGCTGATCTCCGACTTGCGTGACGGTGAGGTAAGCACAACCGGGCTGGCGCGCTTTCTGGCCAATGAGCTGCGGGGACGTTATCTGAACCCGCAATGGATTGAGTCCATGCAGCAGGAAGGATATGCCGGCACGCTGCAAGTGCTCAATGTCACTAACAATTTGTTCGGCTGGCAGGCTATGGAACCGGCGTCTGTGCGTGATGACCAATGGCAGGCGATGTTCGATACTTATGTGAACGACACACGAGAACTGGGCACACGCGAGTGGTTTGAGCGGCACAATCCTACGGCGCAGGCGCAGATACTCGAACGGATGGCCGAAGCCATGCGCAAGGGCTACTGGAATGCGTCCGAGCAAACGCAACGCGACCTGGTCCGGCGCTGGCAGCAACTGGCCAAACAGTTTGATGTGCACACCGGCGCCGAGGCGACGCGTCGCTATATCGCTGATATTGCCCAGGGTTTTGGCTTGGGCGCAGAAACGGCGCCCCAGATGGAGTCAGGACCCGCCCTAGACCAAACGGCGGATAATCCGGGAGCGACAGAGCAGGAGATACAAACCGTAAATGGGCAGATCCTGGAGCGCGTGGAGGCTCCCGCCGAATCTTCGCCGGAGACGCTACTGGTTTTGCTTTTGCTGCTATGTGTCGCGGTGACCGGCGGAGCGCGGCAGTGGTGGGATGGCCGTCACATCACACATCGCGCAGATTCGATCTGAATCCATTTTTATTTTTTAATTGATTTCTATAACCCGAGACAACCTGATGGACTTTTTTGCCGATATCGAACATTTGCTATACGCAGTCTCCCGCATTTTTCTTATGCCGGTACTGTTTCTCATCGTCTTGTCTTTGCTGTATGCGGTGGGAATGCTAGGGGCTTTTTTGGTTGAAGGCTGGCAACGACGTCGGCAGGGCGGCGCCGACAGGCTAGTGAAACAGACCAGAGATTACTTACGGCGACAGACAATATCTTCTGGTGATCTGGAACTGTATATTCTGAAACAGCTGGAATGGCTGCGGGTCGTGTCGCGCACCGCCCCGATGCTGGGTCTTATCGCTACCATGATTCCGATGGGGCCAGCCTTACTGGCGCTGGGCAATGGTGATGCGACGGAAGTAGGTAAAAACATGGTGGCGGCATTTTCGGCTGTTATTCTCGCGTTACTGGCTGCCAGTCTTTGTTTTTTTATCCTTACCATACGTCGTCGTTGGCTACTGCAGGATTTGCATCGGGCTGAACGTACCCTGTTATTGCAAGAGGAGTCGGCGTAATGCGTTTCCTTGAAGACGATGACACCGACCCCATGTTGTCGGTCGTCAATCTCATTGACCTGTTTCTCGTTATTATCGGGCTGCTGATGATTGTGATCGCGCAGAATCCGCTAGGTCCGTTAGCCCGGGAGAACGTGGTGGTGGTAGAGAGCCCGGGCCAGGCCGACATGCGCATCACGGTCAAGGAGGGCAAAGAACTGACGCGCTACGAATCCAGTGGCAAGGTTGGTGAAGGACAGGGGGCACGCGCGGGCATAACGTACCGTCTGGATGATGGCAGGATGATATACGTCCCTGAAAACAAGGTCAAAGAAATAAATCAGTAGCTCGCCATTGTTTATTTAGCTGTTGTTCAGGTTACGCATCCAGTGTTGCCAGTTTTCCAAGGGTGGCAGTCGCCGCTTCGGTTCGGGCGTCCCAGGCATACCCGTAGTTGATTCTCAGGCAGTTCTGGAATGCTTGCTTGGCGGAAAAAATCGGGCCCGGAGCAACGCTGATGCCGAGCGACAGGGCATGCCTGTGAATTTCCAGCGCGTTTATCCCCAACGGCAATTCGATCCATATGAAATAGCCACCCTTTGGCCGCGTCGCGCGGGTGCCGGGCGGGAAATAATGCCCGATAGCCTGTGCAAATTGTGTCTGTTGTGTTTGCAGCGTTTTACGCAAGTGTCTCAGGTGCTTGTCGTATCCGCCTTTTTCCAGATAGTGAGCGATCGCCATCTGGGTCGGAAGCGGGCAGGTTAGCGTCGTCGTGAGCTTGCGACGGGCGATGGCGCGGGTGTGGCGTTCGGCTACGACCCAGCCGATCCGATAACCCGGCGCCAGTGTTTTTGAAAACGAAGAGCAATGCATCACGATCCCGCTTGTGTCAAAGCGCTTGGTGAGCGCAGGTTGAGTAGAACCGAAATACAGTTCGTTATAGACGTCGTCTTCAATCAAAGGGACGTCGTAGCGCGTGAGCAGCTCGACGAGCGCTTGTTTTTTTTCATCCGACATCAGATAGCCCAGCGGGTTCTGGAATGTCGTCATCAGACAGCAGGCTTTTGGCCGATGGCGCTTGATGGCATTTTCCAGCGCGTCCAGTTGTATGCCTTCGCGCGGATGCGTCGGCACTTCCACTGCTTCCAGG
Above is a window of Advenella kashmirensis WT001 DNA encoding:
- a CDS encoding MotA/TolQ/ExbB proton channel family protein, producing MDFFADIEHLLYAVSRIFLMPVLFLIVLSLLYAVGMLGAFLVEGWQRRRQGGADRLVKQTRDYLRRQTISSGDLELYILKQLEWLRVVSRTAPMLGLIATMIPMGPALLALGNGDATEVGKNMVAAFSAVILALLAASLCFFILTIRRRWLLQDLHRAERTLLLQEESA
- a CDS encoding DUF2149 domain-containing protein; the encoded protein is MRFLEDDDTDPMLSVVNLIDLFLVIIGLLMIVIAQNPLGPLARENVVVVESPGQADMRITVKEGKELTRYESSGKVGEGQGARAGITYRLDDGRMIYVPENKVKEINQ
- a CDS encoding aminotransferase-like domain-containing protein; this encodes MKLYEALAADIAASIYSGVLRSGEKLPSVRQVTANRGVSASTVFQAYYLLEAQGLVRARDRSGYYVAHGARHLPPEADTPSQPTEDAASVNINDLVFDVLESTMMRDVVQLGSAFPSPLLFPHDRLSQSISSTTRNFDPWSIVDELTPGHTDLRRQIALRYLASGVHVNTDDIIITNGALEALNLCLGVLTQPGDKVLIETPTFYAALQSLEAHHLEAVEVPTHPREGIQLDALENAIKRHRPKACCLMTTFQNPLGYLMSDEKKQALVELLTRYDVPLIEDDVYNELYFGSTQPALTKRFDTSGIVMHCSSFSKTLAPGYRIGWVVAERHTRAIARRKLTTTLTCPLPTQMAIAHYLEKGGYDKHLRHLRKTLQTQQTQFAQAIGHYFPPGTRATRPKGGYFIWIELPLGINALEIHRHALSLGISVAPGPIFSAKQAFQNCLRINYGYAWDARTEAATATLGKLATLDA